Genomic window (Vicinamibacteria bacterium):
TCTTCTTCGACCTCGGGGGGTCATTCAAGGGCATCACCCGCCTCTTCGGCGGGACGTACCTCAAGATCGGCGTCGAGCGGGACGGGGATCCCCTGGCTCCAGCCGTCCGCGTCAACCCCTTTGCCCTGCCGCCCTCGCCCGAGAACCTCGAGTTCCTGGCGACTTTCGTCCGCGTTTTGATCGAGGGCCCCGAGTACACGCTTGGCTCGGCGGACGAGCGCGAGCTCGGCGGGATGCTCGGGACGGTCTACGAGCTCGATCCCGAGAACCGGACCCTCCGGAACCTCGCCAACCTTCTCCCGCGGCACCTCGCCGAGCGGCTTCACAAGTGGGTCCACCCCGACGGCCCGTACGCCTTCCTCTTCGACAACGCCGAGGATACGCTCGAGCTCTCGCGCTTCCTCTGCGTCGACTTCGAGGGCCTCGACCGCTACCCTCACCTCGTCGAGCCCCTGCTCTTCTACCTCCTCCACCGTGCGAACTCCGTCATCTACGACCAGGCACTTGCCTCGAGGTTCAAGGTCTTCTTCATCGACGAGGCCTGGCGCTTCTTCCGTCACCCGGGGGTCTCCCGGTACATCGTGGAAGCCTTGAAGACCTGGCGGAAGAGGAACGCGGCCCTCGTCCTCTCCACCCAGAGCGTTGACGACCTGGCCAAGAGCGACATCCTAGAGATCCTCGTCGAGTCTTGCGGCACGAAGCTCTTCCTGGCGAACCCCTCCCTCAACGAGGACCTCTACAGGAGCGTCCTGAAGCTGCCTGATTCGGCCATCGACCTCATCCGGACCCTGCGGCCAAAAGGCCAGCTCCTCGTCTCCAAGCCCACGCACACCAAGGTCTTGAACCTGGACGTGGATCCCCGCAGCTACTGGCTCTACACCAACGACCCCAACGACAACGCCCGCCGCGACGAAGCCATCCGCCGCTTCGGCTTCGAAGGCGGCCTCGACCATCTCGAAGGAGTTGCACGATGACACGTAAATTCTTCGTTCTGACCGTACTCACGGCGGCCACGGCCGCGGCTCCGGTGAGGTCGGCTGTTGCCGCTGCGGGGGAAGCCCGTACCATCCGCTACGGGCCCAGAGACGTCGTGAGCCTTCGCTGCAAGGTCCGCTACACGACCCTGATTGTCCTGCCCCAAGGCGAGAAGATCCTGGACTTCATCATCGGGGACAAGGACATGTGGGTCCTCGAGGGTGCGGACCGCTACGCCTACCTGAAGCCCGCCGGGAAAGACATCTCGACCACGGTCACCCTCGTTACCCAGGCGGGGAACCTCTACAGCTTCCTCGCCACCGAAGTAGCGGGGGAGCCGGACGTGAAGGTCTTCGTCGAGCTCTCGGACCCCTCGCAGTTCCAGCCTCCGAGCGCCCCCGTCCGCTACGTGCCGGCCGAGGAGGCGGAGCAGCTCCGGCAGCAGCTCAATGAGGAGCAGGCGGGGAGGACCAAGGCCATCCAGGCCTTCGCGTCGGACTACCCGACCCACATCAGCTTCGCCTACCAGTTTCGGTCGAACCACAAGCCCTTTTTCGTCACCGCCATCTGGCACGACCAAACGTCCACCTTCATCCGCAGCCACGCCAGGGAGAAGGCCACGCTCTACGAGCTGAAGGACGGGGAACCCGTCCTCATCAACTACGACCTCAAGGGGGATGTCTACGTCGTGCCCAAGGTCCTGGACGCTGGACGCCTCACGGTCGGGAAACAGTCGCTGGACTTCCGCGTGGTGGGGGAGTGACGTCCATGCCGGAAACCCCGACCAAGGGCGT
Coding sequences:
- a CDS encoding TrbG/VirB9 family P-type conjugative transfer protein, encoding MTRKFFVLTVLTAATAAAPVRSAVAAAGEARTIRYGPRDVVSLRCKVRYTTLIVLPQGEKILDFIIGDKDMWVLEGADRYAYLKPAGKDISTTVTLVTQAGNLYSFLATEVAGEPDVKVFVELSDPSQFQPPSAPVRYVPAEEAEQLRQQLNEEQAGRTKAIQAFASDYPTHISFAYQFRSNHKPFFVTAIWHDQTSTFIRSHAREKATLYELKDGEPVLINYDLKGDVYVVPKVLDAGRLTVGKQSLDFRVVGE